A region from the Euwallacea similis isolate ESF13 chromosome 23, ESF131.1, whole genome shotgun sequence genome encodes:
- the dj-1beta gene encoding protein dj-1beta isoform X2, with translation MTKKALVFLAPGAEEMEFVISVDVLRRGGMSVVVAGLPDFNLIKCSRNVNIKPDIGISEASSQGPYDVLVLPGGLGGAKAFTESQLVGELLKEQEKAGKWIAAICAAPTALKAHGVGVGKAVTSYPAMKAQMEGGSYNYKEDKVVVDGNLITSRGPGTAFDFALTIVDKIVGQEKAIEVAKGMLLCYPGV, from the exons ATGACCAAAAAAGCTCTGGTATTTTTGGCTCCGGGAGCTGAAGAAATGGAATTTGTAATTTCGGTTGATGTCTTAAGGAGAGGCGGT ATGTCTGTAGTCGTAGCTGGACTGCCTGATTTTAATCTCATCAAATGTAGTAGAAATGTTAACATCAAACCAGATATTG GTATTTCTGAGGCTTCTTCTCAAGGACCCTATGATGTTCTTGTTTTGCCAGGAGGGCTTGGTGGGGCTAAAGCTTTTACAGAGTCACAACTTGTTGGGGAGTTGCTGAAGGAGCAAGAGAAGGCTGGCAAGTGGATAGCAGCCATTTGTGCTG CTCCGACTGCCTTGAAGGCTCATGGAGTTGGTGTGGGAAAAGCTGTTACTTCATATCCTGCCATGAAAGCACAAATGGAAGGAG GTAGCTACAACTATAAAGAAGATAAAGTGGTGGTTGATGGCAATTTGATAACATCAAGAGGCCCAGGAACAGCTTTTGATTTTGCTCTTACAATTGTGGATAAAATCGTTGGGCAAGAAAAGGCCATAGAAGTTGCCAAAGGCATGTTATTGTGTTATCCGGGTgtgtaa
- the Arc42 gene encoding short-chain specific acyl-CoA dehydrogenase, mitochondrial yields MALLTRVLQNAYLRSHRGIASLSALSETHQMLQKTCRDFVDGELKPVAAKNDRDHLYPKDQIRKMGELGLMSIAVPEELGGTGLDYLAYSIALEEVSRGCASAGVIMSVNNSLYLGPLQHWGTKEQKEKWIAPFTKGEKVGCFALSEPGNGSDAGAASTTAKIEGDHFVLNGTKSWITNAFESEAGVVFATTDKSLKHKGISAIIIPKPVEGLELGKKEDKLGIRASSTCALMFDNCKIPKENLLGELGSGFKIAMICLDAGRIGIASQALGIAQASLEVAVDYAAKRLSFGKSLLKHQTIQNKLAEMALRLESARLLTWRAAWLKDNQKPFTKEAAMAKLAASEAATFLSHQCIQILGGMGYVSDMPAERHYRDARITEIYEGTSEIQRLVIAASLIKEFGV; encoded by the exons ATGGCCCTCTTAACCCGTGTCCTGCAAAATG CATATCTGAGAAGCCACCGAGGCATCGCTTCTTTATCGGCCTTATCTGAAACCCACCAAATGCTTCAAAAGACTTGCCGAGACTTTGTTGACGGCGAGTTAAAGCCTGTTGCTGCCAAAAATGACCGAGATCATCTCTACCCTAAAGATCAAATTAGGAAAATGGGAGAGTTAGGACTTATGTCCATAGCAGTACCTGAGGAGCTGGGTGGCACTGGACTAGATTATTTGGCATATTCTATTGCTCTTGAGGAAGTATCCAGAGG cTGCGCTAGCGCTGGGGTTATTATGTCAGTCAACAACTCCCTATACCTGGGACCCCTCCAGCACTGGGGAACTAAGGAACAAAAAGAAAAGTGGATAGCTCCATTCACTAAAGGGGAAAAG GTGGGTTGTTTCGCCCTTTCAGAACCAGGAAATGGTTCTGACGCGGGTGCTGCTTCCACAACCGCTAAAATCGAAGGGGACCATTTCGTGCTCAACGGTACAAAATCGTGGATTACAAATGCTTTTGAAAGTGAGGCTGGAGTGGTGTTTGCCACCACAGATAAGTCTTTGAAACATAAAG GAATATCTGCAATTATCATACCTAAGCCGGTGGAAGGGCTGGAATTAGGTAAAAAAGAAGACAAGTTAGGTATTCGAGCTTCCTCAACTTGCGCTTTGATGTTTGACAACTGCAAAATTCCCAAAGAAAACCTTCTTGGGGAGCTAGGTTCAGGCTTCAAA atAGCCATGATCTGTTTAGATGCAGGAAGGATAGGAATAGCCTCTCAAGCGTTAGGCATCGCCCAGGCTTCCTTAGAGGTGGCAGTTGATTATGCGGCAAAGAGACTTTCTTTTGGAAAATCTCTTTTGAAG CATCAAACCATTCAAAACAAGTTAGCAGAAATGGCGTTAAGACTAGAGTCGGCGAGGCTATTGACTTGGAGGGCTGCTTGGCTTAAGGACAACCAAAAGCCATTCACGAAAGAGGCCGCGATGGCTAAATTGGCGGCTAGTGAGGCTGCGACCTTTTTGAGCCATCAGTGCATTCAAATTTTGGGTGGCATGGG GTATGTGTCAGATATGCCGGCTGAGAGGCACTATAGGGATGCGAGAATAACGGAGATATATGAGGGAACCTCTGAAATTCAAAGACTGGTCATAGCGGCAAGTTTAATTAAGGAATTTGGCGTTTAA
- the dj-1beta gene encoding protein dj-1beta isoform X1 yields the protein MLIKGFRAATRALKGTKSLILSNPKLNTSFCKFSNSCKMTKKALVFLAPGAEEMEFVISVDVLRRGGMSVVVAGLPDFNLIKCSRNVNIKPDIGISEASSQGPYDVLVLPGGLGGAKAFTESQLVGELLKEQEKAGKWIAAICAAPTALKAHGVGVGKAVTSYPAMKAQMEGGSYNYKEDKVVVDGNLITSRGPGTAFDFALTIVDKIVGQEKAIEVAKGMLLCYPGV from the exons ATGTTGATAAAAGGTTTTCGAGCTGCTACGCGGGCGCTAAAAGGAACCAAATCTTTAATTCTCAG TAATCCTAAGCTTAATACCTCTTTCTGTAAGTTCTCAAACAGCTGCAAGATGACCAAAAAAGCTCTGGTATTTTTGGCTCCGGGAGCTGAAGAAATGGAATTTGTAATTTCGGTTGATGTCTTAAGGAGAGGCGGT ATGTCTGTAGTCGTAGCTGGACTGCCTGATTTTAATCTCATCAAATGTAGTAGAAATGTTAACATCAAACCAGATATTG GTATTTCTGAGGCTTCTTCTCAAGGACCCTATGATGTTCTTGTTTTGCCAGGAGGGCTTGGTGGGGCTAAAGCTTTTACAGAGTCACAACTTGTTGGGGAGTTGCTGAAGGAGCAAGAGAAGGCTGGCAAGTGGATAGCAGCCATTTGTGCTG CTCCGACTGCCTTGAAGGCTCATGGAGTTGGTGTGGGAAAAGCTGTTACTTCATATCCTGCCATGAAAGCACAAATGGAAGGAG GTAGCTACAACTATAAAGAAGATAAAGTGGTGGTTGATGGCAATTTGATAACATCAAGAGGCCCAGGAACAGCTTTTGATTTTGCTCTTACAATTGTGGATAAAATCGTTGGGCAAGAAAAGGCCATAGAAGTTGCCAAAGGCATGTTATTGTGTTATCCGGGTgtgtaa
- the Ubc10 gene encoding ubiquitin-conjugating enzyme E2 L3 codes for MAATRRLQKELGDIRNSGLKSFRDIQVDETNILTWQGLIVPDSSPYNKGAFKIEINFPAEYPFKPPKINFKTKIYHPNIDEKGQVCLPIISAENWKPATKTDQVIQALVALVNDPEPEHPLRADLAEEYLKDKKKFTRNAEEYTKKHSEKRPTD; via the exons atggcAGCCACTAGGAGGTTGCAAAAA GAACTTGGTGATATTAGAAATTCTGGATTAAAGTCATTCCGGGACATTCAAGTTGATGAAACTAACATTTTAACATGGCAAGGTCTCATTGTTCCT GATAGTTCGCCCTACAATAAGGGagcatttaaaatagaaatcaaTTTCCCAGCGGAGTATCCCTTTAAGCcaccaaaaattaattttaagacgAAAATATACCATCCAAATATCGACGAAAAGGGACAGGTGTGCTTGCCAATAATTAGTGCTGAGAATTGGAAACCCGCGACCAAAACAGATCAAG TGATTCAAGCCCTGGTGGCCCTCGTAAATGACCCAGAACCGGAGCATCCTCTTAGGGCAGACTTAGCTGAAGAATACCTTAAagataaaaagaaattcactAGGAATGCTGAAGAATATACGAAAAAACACAGTGAAAAGAGACCCACTGACTAA